The following are from one region of the Rhipicephalus microplus isolate Deutch F79 chromosome 1, USDA_Rmic, whole genome shotgun sequence genome:
- the LOC142808082 gene encoding uncharacterized protein LOC142808082 has translation MALKHAVKNNLTLLGLTSLIDLINRIFDKPILPHSQYHLHKLFSETGTTMTFFFFCPRCFSHIGSLETNSYLKCSKCSHTTFVSSLSDAPFFVTLDVESQLQRLLKDCDLLDLTKPLPTNGTFSDIWDGTMYRTFVAESQHCGPRISFSLNADGTPLFKSSGTSIWPIQLIVNELPPQQRMSKLVLAALWFWKEKPNMALFQGTFVEKMNELCENGVELQRQGRVEKYKVYCICSSVDSVARAPMQGVTQFNGYFGCNWCLQRGERAGGATKYPVEEVEPTERSELQMLNDMEIALKGGVPVQGVKTVSPLINLPHFNIVWSFVPDYMHCVLLGVARQFLELWFNSDSACSISRHQHIVDRRLMSIKPPMDVKRLPRPTKERKWWKAKELESWLLCYSVPVLHGILEKPYMQHWACLVEALHIMLQRAISPTELTIAEGLLLEFHVRAELLFGKSVMTFNMHQLTHIAKSVRHWGPLWAHSAFPFEAGNGSLKKAVKAANGIPHQVCRVLQMESMVVELQRQAISPSVAEYCSSFDGTKTQKSVLSSGGYRFFGHGSRRASAGLQPSLHDTTLEFTKYRRMLAKGSIITDSMYASNKRTNSSVVELQNGHFVIVEEIYHGSDNKAYISARKLSCSPVMYNLVAMSHVLKVNHKAANTSLVECSEIRKVVVFVELERASYVCFPPSSFTL, from the coding sequence ATGGCACTAAAGCATGCTGTGAAGAATAATTTGACTCTTTTGGGTTTAACTAGCTTAATAGATTTAATTAACAGAATTTTTGATAAACCTATATTACCTCACTCACAGTATCACCTACATAAACTTTTTAGCGAAACTGGCACCACtatgacttttttctttttttgtccgaGATGCTTTTCGCATATTGGCAGTCTTGAGACAAATTCTTACTTGAAATGCTCGAAGTGCAGTCACACAACTTTTGTGTCTTCCCTTTCGGATGCCCCCTTTTTTGTCACTCTCGATGTGGAGTCGCAACTTCAAAGGCTACTTAAGGACTGTGATCTTCTTGATTTAACAAAGCCCCTTCCGACGAATGGGACATTTTCAGACATCTGGGATGGTACAATGTATCGTACTTTTGTAGCCGAATCTCAACACTGTGGACCAAGAATCAGTTTCTCGTTGAATGCAGATGGGACCCCGCTTTTCAAATCAAGTGGGACATCAATTTGGCCCATCCAGCTAATTGTTAATGAGCTCCCTCCACAGCAAAGAATGTCCAAATTGGTCCTGGCCGCATTGTGGTTCTGGAAAGAAAAGCCAAACATGGCACTTTTCCAAGGTACTTTTGTTGAGAAAATGAACGAGCTGTGTGAGAATGGCGTTGAATTACAACGTCAAGGAAGGGTTGAAAAATATAAGGTCTATTGTATCTGTTCAAGTGTAGATTCTGTTGCTAGGGCACCGATGCAAGGTGTAACCCAATTTAATGGGTATTTTGGATGTAATTGGTGTCTCCAAAGAGGTGAGAGAGCTGGCGGGGCAACTAAATACCCAGTTGAGGAAGTTGAACCCACAGAAAGAAGTGAGCTCCAAATGCTAAATGACATGGAGATTGCTTTGAAAGGGGGGGTGCCTGTGCAAGGAGTCAAAACAGTGTCACCGTTGATAAACCTGCCCCATTTTAACATAGTGTGGAGCTTTGTGCCAGACTATATGCACTGTGTCTTGCTGGGGGTAGCGCGCCAGTTCCTAGAATTGTGGTTCAATTctgatagtgcctgttcaataagcCGACATCAGCACATAGTGGACCGCAGGCTTATGTCTATTAAGCCACCAATGGATGTGAAGCGATTGCCGAGGCCGACAAAAGAGCGGAAATGGTGGAAGGCCAAGGAACTTGAGAGCTGGCTACTTTGTTACAGTGTCCCTGTTTTGCATGGCATTCTTGAGAAGCCATACATGCAACACTGGGCTTGCCTAGTTGAAGCCTTGCACATAATGTTGCAGCGTGCAATCAGCCCAACTGAGCTCACCATTGCCGAGGGGCTATTGTTGGAGTTTCATGTGCGTGCAGAACTGCTGTTTGGCAAGTCAGTCATGACATTCAACATGCACCAACTGACTCATATAGCAAAGAGTGTGCGCCACTGGGGACCACTTTGGGCACACAGTGCGTTCCCATTTGAAGCTGGGAACGGCAGCCTAAAAAAAGCTGTAAAAGCAGCTAACGGAATTCCCCATCAAGTCTGCCGAGTCCTACAGATGGAAAGCATGGTAGTAGAACTTCAACGGCAGGCTATCAGTCCAAGTGTAGCAGAGTACTGCTCGTCTTTTGATGgcacaaaaacgcaaaaaagcgtaCTTAGTAGTGGTGGCTACCGTTTTTTCGGACACGGTTCCCGACGTGCATCAGCAGGTTTGCAGCCATCTTTACATGACACTACCCTTGAGTTCACCAAATACAGAAGAATGTTGGCGAAGGGATCAATTATCACTGATAGCATGTATGCATCTAACAAGAGGACCAATAGCTCTGTTGTTGAACTTCAAAATGGGCATTTTGTTATTGTTGAAGAAATATACCATGGCAGCGACAACAAAGCATATATATCTGCAAGGAAATTAAGCTGCAGTCCAGTGATGTACAACTTGGTGGCCATGTCACATGTGCTGAAAGTAAATCACAAGGCAGCGAATACATCACTGGTCGAATGCTCTGAAATCAGAAAGGTGGTTGTGTTTGTGGAACTCGAAAGAGCTTCCTATGTATGCTTCCCTCCAAGTTCCTTTACATTGTAA
- the LOC142808098 gene encoding uncharacterized protein LOC142808098 has product MERGPKKRKRGPYKTYLNPKSQFQLPRSTARACPPTGASPSMPSSSDEADSDTERADPPSRTTSLKSRNSHIASPGSERPESEEDFPESDNEPVTSSGGRLGSSAGSAMEAPAAAPEAQEQRNSADPSQKFPAREPHAPADEVILLRLIS; this is encoded by the exons ATGGAGCGCggtccgaagaaaagaaagagaggacccTACAAGACTTATTTAAATCCCAAGTCTCAGTTCCAGCTACCAAGGAGCACCGCACGCGCTTGCCCGCCGACC GGTGCCAGCCCTAGCATGCCTTCTTCGAGTGATGAGGCAGACAGCGACACTGAAAGGGCAGATCCACCAAGTCGAACAACATCACTGAAGAGCCGGAATAGTCACATAGCTAGTCCGGGCTCCGAACGTCCGGAAAGTGAAGAAGATTTCCCCGAGTCCGATAATGAGCCG GTAACGTCAAGTGGAGGCCGGTTAGGCTCGTCAGCTGGCAGTGCTATGGAAGCTCCTGCTGCAGCCCCTGAAGCACAAGAGCAGAGGAACAGCGCTGATCCGTCACAGAAATTTCCTGCACGCGAGCCTCACGCCccagcagatgaagttattttactAAGGCTTATCAGTTAA